The Avibacterium sp. 20-132 genome segment CAAGACTTAATTCAGGAAAATAGCGATTAATACGATTCATCCATTTCATTCTGGTTTTGCAGAAACTGAGTTCATTTAACTCAAGATTGGTGGGTTTATAAGCAGTTTTGCCGAATACATAACGCTGTCCTTGTCCAACTAACATCATCAAATTAATGATCAACTCATCACGCAATAAATGTTTGGTCGGCAAGCCAAAAAATGGCGAAGAAAGCACCGCACATTGAATCTGATGATCATAATTCGCCAAATAATAAGCCGAAATCAGTGATCCCAACGAATGGGCAAGCAGGTATTGTTGCGAATAATCGTTGTGGCAAGTAATTTGCTTAATTACCGTATCCATATCCTCACAGTAAAAGCGAAATTCATCAACGTAACCTTTGTCTTTATCCGTTAATAAACGTTGAGAATACCCCTGTCCACGGTGATCAAAAAGCAATACATCATATCCCCATTGATAAAAATCATAAGCCAACTCCGACCATTTCAACATATTCTCCGCCCGTCCATTGACTAAAATCATCAATTTTCGCTCCGCACTTGGCAAGGTTTCTGCGTGCAAAAAATGGCGATAGGCAATTTGGCAACCCTGCTTCCCCGTTAAATATTGGATAGGAAATTGATCGACAAAGGGCATTAATTGCTGTAACGCAAATCGACAAAAATGAGGTTCTCGGTGTAGGCAATTTGGCATTGGATTACCCTCAATAAAACAAAGATATCACGATCATAAAGGAAAGCTGATAAGAAAGATAGAACATAATGCCACATCAGAGGTTCTGACTTTTTGATAAAACTTCATATTTTTAAAGTGCGGTGTTTTTTTCGTTATTTTTATACAACAGCCCTATTGCTAAACATTCAAGGGAAAATAAAACATTTTGCTATTCAAATTCACTAAAAAATCCATAAAAAAGCACCGCACTTTATTTTCAGCCGTGCGGTGCTTTCTATCTATTCGTTTTTCAATGAGTTTTTAACTTAAGAATTACGCCACGAGTTGTTTTAAAATACGGCGAACAGGCTCTGCCGCCCCCCATAGTAATTGGTCACCAACAGTAAAGGCGGCGAGGTATTCAGGTCCCATTGCTAATTTGCGTAAGCGTCCTACTGGTACGCTTAATGAGCCTGTTACTTTTGCAGGGGTTAATTCGCGTAAAGTGGTTTCTTTATCGTTTGGAATCACTTTCACCCATTCATTGTGAGATGCAAGAATTTGCTCAATTTCGTCTAATGGCAAATCTTTTTTCAATTTGATGGTGAAGGCTTGGCTGTGGCAACGTAATGCGCCAATACGCACACATAAGCCGTCCACTGGGATTGGATTGTCACTTAAACCTAAAATTTTATTGGTTTCTGCATAGCCTTTCCATTCTTCTTTCGTTTGCCCTGTTTCCGGTAATAATTTATCGATCCAAGGGATTAAACTACCGGCAAGTGGCGCACCAAAATTATCAATTGGGAAGGACGCATCACGCATTTTTGCCGTTACTTTGCGTTCAATATCTAAGATTGATGAAGCTGGATTTGCTAATTCAGCTTTAACAGACGCTTCTAATTCCCCCATTTGCACTAATAATTCACGCATATTTTTTGCACCCGCGCCAGAGGCAGCTTGGTAAGTGGCAACGGATACCCATTCCACCAAATCACGTTCAAATAATCCGCCTAATGCCATTAACATTAAGCTCACTGTACAGTTTCCGCCCACGAAGGTTTTCACACCATTTTTTAGCCCTTCACTGATCACATTCTGGTTTACAGGATCAAGTACGATAATTGCATCTTTGTCCATACGTAATGCAGAAGCTGCATCAATCCAATAGCCGTTCCACCCTGTTGCTTTTAGTTTTGGATAGACTTCATTGGTATAATCACCGCCTTGGCAGGTAACGATAATGTCTAATTTTTGTAATTCCGCGATGTCAAACGCATCTTTTAACACACCAGCTTCTTTGCCCGCGAAAACAGGGGCTTTTTGACCGGCTTGTGAAGTGGTAAAAAAGATAGGGTTGATATTCGCGAAATCATTTTCTTGCTGCATACGATCCATTAGTACGGAACCCACCATTCCACGCCAACCGATAAAACCAACGTTTTGCATAAAATTTTCCTTATAAGTAATGTTGTGTTGAAAATAAAATCTGGATGAATTATGCCCAGTAAAAAGGTTAAAAGTATAACCCTTCGGCTTTAATTCACAGGAAATTAATTACGTTAAACCGTGCAAAAAAACGTACAAGATAGCGTAAACAAAAGCAAGCATTTTTCTAAAAAAAGTTGCGAATAATTGATCTTTCTATAAAGAATACTCAATTTAGCTCGGCGAGCGTTGAAAAAATCGAAAAAGGAAAGAAAAATCCCCTTTTTACAAGGCAAAAGGGGATTAAAAGAACGAGAAAAATTAGCTGTATTTTTTTGCCGATAACCACGCGGCGATGTAGCCCAAGAGAGCACACATTGCGAGCAAAAATAGTAACTCGCCAATCATTATGCCGTGTAGCTCAAAATTTACCGCAAAAATTTCCGTCACATATTTCACCGCACTTGTAAAATAGCCAATTACAATGGCACTGAACACGCAAGCCAATAATCCTCCTAGGACGGCATAGATCATACCTGTGTAAAGGAAAGGACGTAGGATAAATTGATCTGTGGCACCAAGCAATTTCATCACTTCAATATTCGCTTTGTTGCTATACACATCAGAGCGAATACTGTTGCCAATCACGAGAAAAACGGAAATAGCCATCAAAAGTGTGCAAACTACCGCAATATGTGCAATGAGCCACGAAAGTGCGGTGAGTTTTTCCATTAAATTATTATCTAAACGCACTTCTTGCACGCCTTTTATTTTAGCTAAGTTTTCCCTTAATTCATTGCGTTTTTGGCTTTCATTATAGTCTTTGCTTGGCTTAATAATCACTACCGCAGGCAGCGGATTATCATCTAGAATATCCAAGCCTTCACTAAAACCAGACCAGTTTTTAAACTCATTAAGACTCTCTTGACGAGAAATATAATTCAGACTTTCTACCCCAGATTGTTGGCGAATTTTTTCCACCACTAAATTAGCATCGGCTTCCGTGAGATTTTTATGCAAATAAACGGTAAATTCGCTTTCAGGATAAAATTGTGTGGTGGCTTGATGAATATTTTTCCATAACAAATAGCTCACCGTTGGCACAGTTAGCGAAGCGGCGATCACGAGAATGGTTAATAGGGTGGCATATTTTTTCTTAATTAGATCTGCCAGCACCGCTCGTAGCACATAATGGGTTTGAACCCACCAAGACGCATTAATTGGACGAGAACTCATTTCACTTTCCTTAACGTAAATGACCTTGTTCTAAGATTAAACAAGGTTTTGGTTTTTGTTGAACAATATTAATATCGTGAGTGGCAATTAACACCGTCATACCAAGGCGGTTAAACTCTTCAAATAAATTAAAAATATCGAGAGAAAGCGCGTTATCTAAATTGCCTGTTGGCTCATCGGCAAGTAATAATTGAGGCTTATGTACAATGGCACGAGCAATATCCACGCGCTGTTGTTCTCCACCAGATAAATGGATAGGCAAGTGATTGGCACGATCACGTAAACCAACACGATCTAACGCGGCTAAGGCTCGACTTTGTGCTTCTTTTGGATGAATACCTGAAATAATTAATGGTAATGCCACATTATCAACAATACAACGATCGGCAAGCAGACGATAGTCTTGATGCACCATACCAATTTGGCGACGTAAAAATGGCAATTCGTGTTTAGACAAACGTGTAATATCGTGTCCGTTAAACCAAATTTGCCCGCCATTCGCGCGCTCCATTCCCATAATGAGTTTCAATAAGGTACTTTTTCCCGCGCCAGAATGCCCGAGAACATAGGTCATACTCCCTACGGGAAGATGAAAGTTTAATCCCTGCAAGGCAGGCTTGCCGCCTAAATAAGCCTTGCTGACATTTTCAAAGCGTATCATCGTTGTTATCTCTTTTCTTTTATGTTAAGCGGATGATTATAACGGATATTCTCATTTTTTGAGCAGAAATTTGTGGGATAAATGTAAGGAATTGTCAATCAAACTAGAAAATGACGAGCATAACTAAATTGCTCATCATTTTTATCCATTAATCCAATAGTTTACCTTTCAATTCTGGAATTAAGAAAAGGGTCGCGATCATATCGATCACATAAATCAAGGCAAGGAAAGCAATCGCAGTAGAAAAAGAATAAGTCGCCACCACTGCCCCGACAACTACTGGGCCAAAGCCACCTACAGCACGTCCAAGATTAAACAACACATTTTGTGCAGTGGCACGAGCTTGGGTCGGATAGGCCTCTGCCATTAATGCACCATAGCCCCCCATCATTCCGTTTACGAACATTCCTAAGAATGCCCCCGCAATGAGCATAGCGCTTGGTTCAGTCAGTTGCGAATAAGTGATGACGCTGATAATAGCACCAAGCTGGAAAAGCAGAAAACTTGGCTTACGCCCGATTTTGTCGGCAAGACGGCCAAAAATCCAGATACCACTCATCATTCCACACACAGTTACCGCAGTCCAAACACCAGATTTAGTTAAACTGAACCCAAGCTGTTTAGAAAGGAAGTTAGGTAACCAAATCATTATGCCGTAATAACCAAAATTTTGTACAGATGTAAGTATCACCACGCCCAAGCTCACTTTTGCTGTTTGCTTATCTTTCACCAATAATTGGAAAGACTCTCGGAATGCCTGCCATTTAGATTGTGTAGGATGTGTAGTGGAAAGTGCGGTCTGTTTTTCCGTAAAAACCTCTGGCTCGTGTAATTTTCTTCGTAAATACCACGCAACAAGAGCAGGGAAAATGCCCACAATAAACATTACTCGCCAGCCGATTATTGGCAATAATAATGGGGTAAGCAGCACCGCGCCCAATACACCGATTTGCCACCCAAGCGCCACATAAGAAGCTGCTTTGGCACGATGGCGAGCAGGCCACGCTTCTGCCGCTAATGCCATTCCAATCCCAAATTCACCACCTAAGCCAATACCAGCAATAGTACGATAGATTAGTAAATCCCAATAGCCTTGAGCAAACGCACATAACCCTGTAAACACGGCAAAGAGAACAATTGTCCAAGTTAATACTCGCACACGTCCATAACGATCACTTAACGCACCAAAAATTATGCCACCGGCTACCGCTCCGATTAATGTCCAAGTAACTAAAGATCCTGCCTGGGCGCTTGATAATGCTAAATCAGCAGAAATGGCACTAAGCATAAAGCCAAGAATGAGTAAATCAAAACCGTCCATTGCATAGCCCACGGCAGAGCCAATCAAGGCTTTCCAGCCATAATCATTTACGTTGTTTTTCATAGATGTCCTTTTGCTACTCACGGGTAGCCTTTAAAGTGTTAAGAAAGGAGATTTGCTAATATATACATAAAAGCACATCACAAAAGCGTGCATAGTGTAGTCAATTCGTTTGCGTTAAGCAATGAGAACAGACTAGAAAATGAAGAATAAAAAACAGCCTTGCAAATCATTACAAGGCTGTTAGAAAACTTATTCCACCGTAACCGCTTTAGCAAGATTACGAGGTTGATCCACATCAGTGCCTTTAATTAAGGCAATGTGGTAAGAAAGGAGTTGTAACGGCACAGTGTAAAAAATGGGTGCAGTAACTTCATCAACTTTCGGCAATACGATCGTTTTAAAGCCTTCGCCATCGCTGAAACCCGCATCGTGATCTGCGAAAATATAAAGCTGACCACCACGAGCGCGAACTTCCTCAATATTTGATTTTACTTTTTCCAGTAAATCATTTTCTGGCGCAACCACAATCACAGGCATATCGCTATCAATTAGGGCTAATGGGCCGTGTTTTAATTCTCCTGCCGCATAGGCCTCTGCGTGAATATAAGAAATTTCTTTCAATTTCAATGCAGATTCCATTGCAATGGGGTAAAACTCACCACGTCCTAAGAATAATGTATGATGTTTTTCAGCAAAATCTTCAGAGAGTTTTTCAATCTGTTTATCAAAAACTAGCGCACTTTCAATTTGTGCTGGTAAGCGTTGTAAAGCCTGTACGATATGATGTTCTTGTTCTTCACTCACAGTGCCTTTTAAACGCCCAATTGCTGCATTTAATAGTAATAAGCAAGTTAATTGCGTGGTAAATGCTTTGGTGGATGCCACACCAATTTCCACCCCAGCACGGGTCATAAAGGCAAAATCAGATTCACGTACTAATGAAGAGCTTGCCACGTTACAGATGGTCATTGCTGTCATATAACCCGATTCTTTCGCTAAACGTAATGCAGCTAAAGTATCTGCTGTTTCTCCTGATTGTGAAAGGGTAATTAATAAACTGTTTGGACGTGTTACAAATTTGCGATAGCGGAATTCCGAAGCAATTTCCACATCACAGCTCACCCCAGCAATAGATTCAAACCAGTAGCGCGCAACCATACCTGCATTATACGACGTACCACAGGCAACAATTTGAATATGTTCCACTTTTTTCAAGATTTCTGCGGCATTAGGGCCAATGGCATCAATATTCACTTTACCATTGACGATGCGGCCATCTAAGGTATTCATAATTGCAACAGGCTGTTCAAAAATTTCTTTTTGCATATAGTGGCGATATTGTCCTTTATCTGCCGCATCCGCTTCAAAATGTCCTTCGTGTACTTCACGCTCAACGGCATTACCTTGCGCATCAAAAATTTGCACATCTCGGCGAGAAATTTCAGCAACATCCCCTTCTTCTAAGTAAATAAAACGACGTGTAACACTTAAGAGGGCAAGCGGATCAGAGGCAAGGAAATTTTCTCCCACACCTAAGCCGATAACCAATGGGCTACCAGAACGAGCGACAACAAGATGTTCAGGTTCATCTTGATACATCGCAACCATACCATAAGCGCCGCGCAATTGTGCCACGGTTTTTTGCACGGCGTCTAATAATGAGCTAGCAGTGCGATATTCCCATTCTACTAGGTGCGCAATAACTTCTGTATCGGTTTGAGAAAGAAATATATAACCGCGTTTTTGCAATTCCTCACGTAATTCTTCGTAATTTTCAATAATACCATTATGTACAATAGCAATTTTACCAGAGCGATGTGGGTGAGCATTAGCTTCTGAAGGCTCACCGTGGGTAGCCCAACGTGTATGTGCAATCCCTGTTCCGCCTAAAATGGGGTTCGCTTCAATCGCTTCATCCAGCGCATTGACTTTCCCTACTCGGCGAACAATTTGCATATTATGATCTGCATCTAATACCGCCACACCCGCGGAATCATAACCACGGTATTCCAAACGATGTAATCCATCAACCAGAATTTCTGCTACATCACGTTGTGCTACTGCACCAACAATTCCACACATAAAATATCCTTTGTTTCAATGTTAAAAAAATAATAAAAAATACTTAAAATTTAGACCGCACTTGCACAAATAACCTCTACGCCTTGTGCTTCGATTTGCTGTCTAATGTCTTCTGCCAACAAATCATCTGTGACTAATACATCAATTTGTTGCCAGGTTAATTCGATATTTGGCATTTTTCTGCCAATTTTTTGTGATTCCACCATAACGATAACTTCACGGGAAACATCCGCCATAACACGACTTAAATCCACTAATTCATTAAATGTCGTGGTACCGCGTTCAAGATCAATGCCATCTGCACCAATAAAGAGCTGATCAAAATTGTATGAACGTAACACCTGTGCGGCAACTTGCCCTTGAAAAGATTCAGAACGGGTATCCCAAGTCCCCCCTGTCATCAATAGCGTTGGCTCATTTTCTAAAGCACGCAACTGCGTGGCGACGGAAAGTGAGTTCGTCATCACGACCAAACCTTGCTTCTTATTGAGCTGATTGATCAATGCAGCGGTTGTGTTACCGCTATCAATAATGATGCGATTATGATCGGCAATCCGTTCTGCCGCTTTTTTTGCAATCGCTAACTTTCGTTTTGAAAGATGCTCGTCTTGGTTTTCATCCAGCAATTCTTGCGGCATTAAAATCGCCCCACCATAACGGCGTACTAATACTCCATTTGCCTCAAGCGCGGTTAAATCTTTGCGAATAGTCACTTCTGAGGTGTCAAATAATTGCACAAGTTGCTCTACACTAACTTCACCTTGGCTTTGTAATAATTGCACAATACGATGACGGCGTTGCTGGGTATTTCTTGGCTGAATATTTCGTTTCATAACACTTAATCAGATTTAAATTTCGGTTCGGAATATTATAGAAAGAAAAGGAAAATGTAAATAGAAAATTGGTTAAAATAGAGAAGAAGGCTATTTATCAAGTAGCATAAATAAAAAACCCTGCATTACGCAGGGTCAGAAAAATAAAGACAATAATTATTTAATTGCGTCTTTTAATGCTTTACCAGCAACGAATGCAGGCACTTTAGAAGCAGCAATTTGGATTTCTGCACCCGTTTGCGGATTGCGACCAGTACGTGCTTTACGCTCATTCACTTTAAATGTACCAAAGCCGATTAATTGAACTGGTTGACCTGCTTTTAAGCTCCCTGCGATAGCATCTAAAGTTGCTTCTAATGCAGCTTTAGCTTGTTTTTTATTTAACTCTGCTGCACTTGCAATTGCATCAATTAAATCCGTTTTGTTCATAAATTAGTACCTTCTCTATTTTCGATTAAATTAAGCGTATTAGGACATACCTAACACCTAAGTCTATTAAGAAATACTGTATTCACAGTGTGCTAAAGCATAAATCAACTTCGATATAAAACAAAGCAATAAATCACAAAAA includes the following:
- the glmS gene encoding glutamine--fructose-6-phosphate transaminase (isomerizing); the protein is MCGIVGAVAQRDVAEILVDGLHRLEYRGYDSAGVAVLDADHNMQIVRRVGKVNALDEAIEANPILGGTGIAHTRWATHGEPSEANAHPHRSGKIAIVHNGIIENYEELREELQKRGYIFLSQTDTEVIAHLVEWEYRTASSLLDAVQKTVAQLRGAYGMVAMYQDEPEHLVVARSGSPLVIGLGVGENFLASDPLALLSVTRRFIYLEEGDVAEISRRDVQIFDAQGNAVEREVHEGHFEADAADKGQYRHYMQKEIFEQPVAIMNTLDGRIVNGKVNIDAIGPNAAEILKKVEHIQIVACGTSYNAGMVARYWFESIAGVSCDVEIASEFRYRKFVTRPNSLLITLSQSGETADTLAALRLAKESGYMTAMTICNVASSSLVRESDFAFMTRAGVEIGVASTKAFTTQLTCLLLLNAAIGRLKGTVSEEQEHHIVQALQRLPAQIESALVFDKQIEKLSEDFAEKHHTLFLGRGEFYPIAMESALKLKEISYIHAEAYAAGELKHGPLALIDSDMPVIVVAPENDLLEKVKSNIEEVRARGGQLYIFADHDAGFSDGEGFKTIVLPKVDEVTAPIFYTVPLQLLSYHIALIKGTDVDQPRNLAKAVTVE
- a CDS encoding alpha/beta fold hydrolase: MPNCLHREPHFCRFALQQLMPFVDQFPIQYLTGKQGCQIAYRHFLHAETLPSAERKLMILVNGRAENMLKWSELAYDFYQWGYDVLLFDHRGQGYSQRLLTDKDKGYVDEFRFYCEDMDTVIKQITCHNDYSQQYLLAHSLGSLISAYYLANYDHQIQCAVLSSPFFGLPTKHLLRDELIINLMMLVGQGQRYVFGKTAYKPTNLELNELSFCKTRMKWMNRINRYFPELSLGGPTFRWVHLCLTAIKGLEKILSRIEIPVLVLQAGKEKIVENAQLEKLVACLPQGKLITLENAKHEILFERDKIRAEALNTVQAFIANNEITTRPTG
- the ftsX gene encoding permease-like cell division protein FtsX, coding for MSSRPINASWWVQTHYVLRAVLADLIKKKYATLLTILVIAASLTVPTVSYLLWKNIHQATTQFYPESEFTVYLHKNLTEADANLVVEKIRQQSGVESLNYISRQESLNEFKNWSGFSEGLDILDDNPLPAVVIIKPSKDYNESQKRNELRENLAKIKGVQEVRLDNNLMEKLTALSWLIAHIAVVCTLLMAISVFLVIGNSIRSDVYSNKANIEVMKLLGATDQFILRPFLYTGMIYAVLGGLLACVFSAIVIGYFTSAVKYVTEIFAVNFELHGIMIGELLFLLAMCALLGYIAAWLSAKKYS
- a CDS encoding HU family DNA-binding protein yields the protein MNKTDLIDAIASAAELNKKQAKAALEATLDAIAGSLKAGQPVQLIGFGTFKVNERKARTGRNPQTGAEIQIAASKVPAFVAGKALKDAIK
- a CDS encoding DeoR/GlpR family DNA-binding transcription regulator — translated: MKRNIQPRNTQQRRHRIVQLLQSQGEVSVEQLVQLFDTSEVTIRKDLTALEANGVLVRRYGGAILMPQELLDENQDEHLSKRKLAIAKKAAERIADHNRIIIDSGNTTAALINQLNKKQGLVVMTNSLSVATQLRALENEPTLLMTGGTWDTRSESFQGQVAAQVLRSYNFDQLFIGADGIDLERGTTTFNELVDLSRVMADVSREVIVMVESQKIGRKMPNIELTWQQIDVLVTDDLLAEDIRQQIEAQGVEVICASAV
- the ftsE gene encoding cell division ATP-binding protein FtsE — translated: MIRFENVSKAYLGGKPALQGLNFHLPVGSMTYVLGHSGAGKSTLLKLIMGMERANGGQIWFNGHDITRLSKHELPFLRRQIGMVHQDYRLLADRCIVDNVALPLIISGIHPKEAQSRALAALDRVGLRDRANHLPIHLSGGEQQRVDIARAIVHKPQLLLADEPTGNLDNALSLDIFNLFEEFNRLGMTVLIATHDINIVQQKPKPCLILEQGHLR
- the asd gene encoding aspartate-semialdehyde dehydrogenase gives rise to the protein MQNVGFIGWRGMVGSVLMDRMQQENDFANINPIFFTTSQAGQKAPVFAGKEAGVLKDAFDIAELQKLDIIVTCQGGDYTNEVYPKLKATGWNGYWIDAASALRMDKDAIIVLDPVNQNVISEGLKNGVKTFVGGNCTVSLMLMALGGLFERDLVEWVSVATYQAASGAGAKNMRELLVQMGELEASVKAELANPASSILDIERKVTAKMRDASFPIDNFGAPLAGSLIPWIDKLLPETGQTKEEWKGYAETNKILGLSDNPIPVDGLCVRIGALRCHSQAFTIKLKKDLPLDEIEQILASHNEWVKVIPNDKETTLRELTPAKVTGSLSVPVGRLRKLAMGPEYLAAFTVGDQLLWGAAEPVRRILKQLVA
- a CDS encoding MFS transporter, with translation MKNNVNDYGWKALIGSAVGYAMDGFDLLILGFMLSAISADLALSSAQAGSLVTWTLIGAVAGGIIFGALSDRYGRVRVLTWTIVLFAVFTGLCAFAQGYWDLLIYRTIAGIGLGGEFGIGMALAAEAWPARHRAKAASYVALGWQIGVLGAVLLTPLLLPIIGWRVMFIVGIFPALVAWYLRRKLHEPEVFTEKQTALSTTHPTQSKWQAFRESFQLLVKDKQTAKVSLGVVILTSVQNFGYYGIMIWLPNFLSKQLGFSLTKSGVWTAVTVCGMMSGIWIFGRLADKIGRKPSFLLFQLGAIISVITYSQLTEPSAMLIAGAFLGMFVNGMMGGYGALMAEAYPTQARATAQNVLFNLGRAVGGFGPVVVGAVVATYSFSTAIAFLALIYVIDMIATLFLIPELKGKLLD